The Methanobrevibacter olleyae genome includes a window with the following:
- a CDS encoding glycosyltransferase: MYYLVMILVFLLASVKSTKNSKKSVSIVIPAFNEEATVAKVVGVASKLSYVDEVIVVDDGSSDRTVEEAESAGATVISHITNEGKGSAIKTGFKNSHGDIIAFIDADISNFTSSKIDKIIRPILEDKTDITKTKFARESGRVTELTAKPLLRFFFPELSYEQPLSGQFAGKRSALNKIRFEKDYGVDVGIVLDSDVHGIKILEVDIGDISHDMSPLTDLNKMANEVVRTIIDRAVEYGRVTMMDKLGNYIRMAVMGLSLIILGIFMIFFVPFIPVIISVFVAFVGIVLTIFYIVKIIRRSIPILKKSNTKSSLKSFVKMHFPLIVSGLILILMLSTFLSAATFNDGRVSVELTSRNFVYAPSDNNHQTISVRGPYTIDSAIENETSILRIPQDALSTLEISVNDTMIIDGKYYHVNSTRDGEGDTFRLPSKVKRELDVYDGEVIPNSRISEVFQNIIVKHNIQFNNLSDKMEGFVEFSISPKSKNGTFFNLTLDNESILSSVGNFKNDSSYSISYDDNIICNFTNKDIENGNITFTYKGQDGMIEFKNRNNTSIRNYVSSDKDSFVQLKSL; the protein is encoded by the coding sequence TTGTATTACTTAGTAATGATTTTAGTTTTTTTGCTTGCTTCAGTTAAATCAACTAAAAATTCTAAAAAATCAGTTTCTATTGTTATCCCTGCATTTAATGAAGAAGCTACTGTTGCTAAAGTTGTTGGTGTTGCATCTAAGTTGTCATATGTAGATGAAGTGATAGTGGTAGATGATGGATCTAGTGATAGAACTGTAGAAGAAGCAGAAAGTGCTGGAGCTACTGTAATAAGTCATATTACTAATGAAGGTAAAGGATCAGCTATCAAAACAGGTTTTAAGAATTCTCATGGAGATATTATAGCTTTTATTGATGCAGATATTTCTAATTTTACATCTAGTAAAATTGATAAGATTATTAGGCCAATTTTAGAGGATAAAACCGACATTACTAAGACTAAATTTGCAAGAGAAAGTGGTCGTGTAACAGAACTTACTGCAAAACCTCTTTTAAGATTTTTCTTCCCAGAACTTAGTTATGAACAACCTTTAAGTGGTCAATTTGCAGGAAAGCGTTCTGCATTAAATAAAATAAGATTTGAAAAAGATTATGGTGTAGATGTTGGTATTGTATTAGATTCTGATGTTCATGGTATTAAGATTTTAGAAGTTGATATTGGAGATATTTCTCATGATATGTCTCCCCTTACTGACTTAAATAAAATGGCTAATGAAGTAGTTAGAACTATTATTGATAGGGCTGTAGAATACGGCCGTGTTACAATGATGGATAAATTAGGTAACTATATTAGAATGGCTGTTATGGGTTTATCTCTTATTATTTTAGGTATTTTCATGATATTCTTTGTTCCATTTATACCAGTTATTATATCTGTTTTTGTAGCTTTTGTTGGTATTGTATTAACTATTTTTTATATTGTAAAGATTATTAGAAGATCTATACCTATTTTAAAGAAAAGTAATACTAAATCTTCATTGAAATCCTTTGTAAAGATGCATTTTCCACTAATTGTTTCAGGTTTAATTTTAATTTTAATGCTTTCTACATTTTTATCAGCAGCTACTTTTAATGATGGGAGAGTTTCAGTAGAACTTACTTCTAGAAACTTTGTTTATGCTCCATCTGATAATAATCATCAAACTATTTCAGTTAGAGGGCCATATACCATTGATAGTGCTATTGAAAATGAAACTAGTATTTTAAGAATCCCTCAAGATGCTTTAAGTACATTAGAGATATCTGTTAATGATACGATGATTATTGATGGTAAATACTATCATGTTAATAGTACAAGAGATGGTGAGGGAGATACATTTAGATTACCATCAAAAGTCAAGCGTGAATTAGATGTCTATGACGGTGAAGTTATACCAAATAGCCGTATAAGTGAAGTTTTCCAAAATATAATTGTTAAACATAATATTCAATTTAATAATTTAAGTGATAAAATGGAAGGATTCGTAGAGTTTAGCATTAGTCCAAAGTCTAAAAATGGCACTTTCTTTAATTTAACCTTAGATAATGAATCTATCTTATCTTCAGTTGGAAACTTTAAAAATGATTCTAGCTATTCGATTTCATATGATGACAATATAATCTGCAATTTTACTAATAAGGATATAGAAAATGGCAATATTACCTTCACTTATAAAGGTCAAGATGGAATGATAGAGTTTAAGAATAGAAACAATACTTCAATTAGAAACTATGTTTCAAGTGATAAAGATTCATTTGTTCAGTTAAAGTCACTTTAA
- a CDS encoding sugar O-acetyltransferase, translating to MSELEKLKAGLEYCYDDEELVAIKDNAIVESERYNNINPMEKEKQYDTLKKILGSVGEDVWIGKRFSFDNGKNIHIGSNFTGNYNLTILDIKEVYIGDNVMIGPNTLITTVGHPISPKGRRKHLASAKSIFIGDDVWLGGNVTILPGVKIGNNVIIGAGAVVTKDIPDNSLALGVPAKVVREIENDIE from the coding sequence ATGAGTGAACTTGAAAAACTAAAAGCCGGCCTTGAATATTGTTATGATGATGAAGAACTAGTAGCGATTAAAGACAATGCAATAGTAGAAAGTGAAAGGTATAATAATATAAATCCAATGGAGAAAGAAAAACAATATGATACCTTAAAAAAGATATTAGGTTCTGTTGGTGAAGATGTTTGGATTGGTAAAAGATTTAGTTTTGATAATGGGAAAAACATTCATATTGGATCAAATTTTACTGGAAACTACAATTTAACAATACTTGATATAAAGGAAGTTTATATTGGCGATAATGTTATGATTGGGCCAAATACCCTTATAACAACTGTAGGGCATCCTATAAGCCCAAAAGGTAGAAGAAAACATCTTGCTAGTGCAAAATCTATTTTTATTGGAGATGATGTTTGGTTAGGAGGAAATGTAACTATATTACCCGGCGTTAAAATAGGAAATAATGTAATTATAGGTGCAGGGGCAGTAGTAACAAAGGACATTCCAGATAATTCACTTGCCCTTGGAGTTCCAGCTAAAGTAGTTCGTGAGATAGAAAATGATATTGAATAA
- a CDS encoding Tex-like N-terminal domain-containing protein: MMIADTLSQELNIKASQAESVIKLIDDGNTIPFIARYRKEATGSLDDEILRKFDARLKYLRNLEDKKETILKSIEEQGKLTDELKKAILDGKTIVEIEDLYRPYKQKRRTRATIAKEKGLEELANIILAQEIEVPVEEIAKNYLTGDDKKIEEDLRVNNTEEAIQGAQDIIAEIISDNASFRSLIRELSYKEGKLISEAKDKDIESVYDMYYEYSEEVSKIASHRILAINRGEREKFLKIKINTPEEDIITYNSSCSY, encoded by the coding sequence ATGATGATTGCAGATACATTATCACAAGAACTTAATATAAAAGCATCACAAGCTGAAAGTGTTATAAAACTAATAGATGATGGAAATACTATCCCATTTATTGCAAGATATAGGAAAGAAGCAACTGGTTCACTTGATGATGAAATACTTAGAAAATTTGATGCTAGATTAAAATATCTTAGAAACCTTGAAGATAAAAAAGAAACAATTTTAAAAAGTATTGAAGAGCAAGGAAAACTTACTGATGAGTTAAAAAAAGCCATTCTTGATGGAAAAACAATTGTAGAAATTGAAGATTTATACAGACCATATAAACAAAAAAGACGAACTCGTGCAACAATAGCTAAAGAAAAGGGTCTTGAAGAATTAGCAAATATAATCCTTGCTCAAGAGATAGAAGTTCCAGTGGAAGAAATAGCTAAAAATTATCTAACTGGTGATGATAAAAAAATAGAAGAAGATTTGAGAGTGAATAATACTGAAGAAGCAATCCAAGGAGCACAAGATATAATAGCTGAAATAATATCTGATAATGCAAGTTTTAGATCTCTTATAAGAGAATTAAGCTACAAAGAGGGTAAGCTTATATCTGAAGCTAAAGATAAAGATATAGAATCTGTTTATGATATGTACTATGAATACAGTGAAGAAGTCTCTAAAATAGCTAGTCATAGAATACTTGCAATCAATCGTGGTGAGAGGGAAAAATTCCTTAAAATAAAAATAAATACACCTGAAGAAGATATTATTACATATAACTCGTCATGTTCTTATTAA
- the purE gene encoding 5-(carboxyamino)imidazole ribonucleotide mutase, whose translation MVPKVMIILGSASDKEIAEKSIKILEKLQIPYSLKVASAHRTHDKVKKLVIDATNLGVEVFIGIAGLAAHLPGAIAAYTHRPVIGVPVDGAIGGLDALYACVQMPFPTAVTTVGINRGDNAAILAGEIIASYDDAVKERISDLRLEYQEKVESGEKELIESIEGEFFQKDFLTGENYEKIEFKELPDTPDVIILAGSYSDMEISKNVAILLERMQIEYKLDYISPIRHAKDFESYMSKRNNAKLFIAISGLSALVAGSVVALTEKPVIGVPCSKKLDGQDALLTMANMPPGVPVGTVGIDNGRNAAIVAGEILGISNKTIEENLKWIKYENADL comes from the coding sequence ATGGTTCCTAAAGTTATGATTATACTTGGAAGTGCTTCTGATAAGGAAATAGCTGAAAAATCAATAAAAATATTAGAAAAACTTCAAATTCCCTATAGTTTAAAAGTAGCATCTGCACACAGAACACATGATAAAGTAAAAAAACTTGTTATAGATGCAACTAATTTAGGAGTAGAAGTTTTTATAGGAATTGCAGGGCTTGCAGCTCACTTGCCTGGTGCAATAGCTGCATACACACATAGGCCTGTAATTGGAGTTCCTGTTGATGGTGCAATCGGAGGTCTTGATGCATTATATGCTTGTGTACAAATGCCTTTCCCTACAGCAGTAACTACTGTTGGAATAAATAGGGGGGATAATGCAGCAATACTTGCAGGAGAAATTATTGCAAGTTATGATGATGCAGTTAAAGAAAGAATATCTGACTTACGTCTTGAATACCAGGAAAAAGTTGAAAGTGGAGAAAAGGAATTAATTGAAAGCATCGAAGGTGAATTTTTCCAAAAAGACTTTTTAACTGGAGAAAACTACGAAAAAATAGAATTTAAAGAATTGCCTGACACTCCAGATGTAATAATACTTGCAGGAAGTTATTCAGATATGGAGATATCTAAAAATGTAGCTATTCTACTTGAAAGAATGCAAATAGAATATAAACTTGATTATATTTCTCCAATAAGACATGCTAAAGATTTCGAATCTTATATGAGTAAAAGAAATAATGCAAAATTATTTATAGCAATAAGTGGATTATCTGCCCTTGTAGCAGGATCTGTAGTTGCATTAACTGAAAAACCAGTTATAGGTGTCCCATGTTCTAAAAAATTAGATGGGCAAGATGCACTTTTAACTATGGCTAATATGCCTCCAGGAGTACCTGTAGGAACAGTTGGAATTGACAATGGAAGGAACGCAGCAATAGTTGCTGGAGAAATCCTTGGAATATCCAATAAAACAATTGAAGAAAACTTAAAATGGATTAAATATGAAAATGCTGATTTATAA
- a CDS encoding glycosyltransferase: MVKISVIVPVYNCEDYIEESINSILNQTFKDIEIICVDDGSSDNSLNILNKLASNDARLKVYSQENQGSSVARNYALKKGTGDYIYFFDADDYLVEDCLEKIYYNAVNNDSEIVIFYFDQYKGNIFFNHSKINIEKEFPEADFNNFTFNFHDYRKLAFIGPFAPWFKLYKKEFLDKYDYLEFPINLNHNDVPFHLKTILKASKISFVPEYLYHYRVDNPNSISNTRLKKYEDIFSIIQIVEDFLKSEDLFVEFKKEFDFFKVNRITYEITGRPNNYFYLAKEELSLINLDNDLLSKNVLFRVNSILNSNSIEEYNHLIEINRLKNKTEKLSKTNKQLKDQNIKLKDQNKKFKDQNIKLKDQNKKFKDQNIKLKNKNKDILNSSSWKITKPLRMFKQVFNKTK, encoded by the coding sequence ATGGTTAAAATTTCAGTTATTGTACCTGTTTATAATTGTGAAGATTATATTGAAGAATCAATCAATAGCATTCTTAATCAAACATTTAAGGATATTGAGATTATTTGTGTAGATGATGGCTCTAGTGATAATTCTTTAAATATCTTAAATAAACTTGCATCAAATGATGCTCGTCTTAAAGTGTATAGTCAAGAAAATCAAGGTTCAAGTGTTGCAAGAAATTATGCATTAAAGAAGGGCACTGGAGATTATATCTACTTTTTTGATGCAGATGATTATCTAGTTGAAGATTGTTTAGAAAAAATATATTATAATGCAGTAAATAACGATTCTGAGATTGTAATTTTTTATTTTGATCAGTATAAAGGTAATATTTTCTTTAATCATTCTAAAATTAATATAGAAAAAGAATTTCCTGAGGCAGATTTTAATAATTTTACATTCAATTTTCATGACTATAGAAAGCTTGCTTTTATAGGTCCATTTGCACCTTGGTTTAAATTATATAAAAAGGAATTTTTAGATAAATATGATTATTTAGAATTTCCAATTAATTTAAATCATAATGATGTCCCTTTTCATTTAAAAACAATTTTAAAAGCTTCTAAAATTTCTTTTGTTCCGGAATATTTATATCATTATAGAGTAGATAATCCAAATTCTATATCTAATACTCGTTTAAAAAAATATGAGGATATTTTTAGTATAATTCAGATTGTTGAAGATTTTTTAAAATCAGAGGATTTATTTGTAGAGTTTAAAAAAGAATTTGATTTTTTTAAGGTTAATAGAATTACATATGAAATTACTGGCCGACCTAATAATTATTTTTACTTAGCAAAAGAAGAATTATCTCTAATTAATTTAGACAATGATTTATTATCTAAAAATGTTTTGTTTAGAGTTAACTCAATTTTAAATTCAAATTCTATAGAAGAATATAATCATTTAATTGAAATAAATAGATTAAAAAATAAAACTGAGAAACTATCTAAGACTAATAAACAACTAAAAGATCAAAACATAAAACTTAAAGATCAAAATAAAAAATTTAAAGATCAAAACATAAAACTTAAAGATCAAAATAAAAAATTTAAAGATCAAAACATAAAACTTAAAAATAAAAATAAAGATATTTTAAATTCTAGTTCTTGGAAAATAACCAAACCCCTTAGAATGTTTAAACAAGTGTTTAATAAGACTAAATAG
- a CDS encoding DUF120 domain-containing protein, with protein MKITGIVTTGLGKAAYFLNQEFYKSQFNEKCGFTPFPGTLNIIVEEDKLEDIRLMKNSCKNVIKPDQGFGGVRYIKAHLNQDILGAIVFPDKTTHDENYLEFISKDKLRDKYNFEDGDEVLLTIDI; from the coding sequence ATGAAAATTACAGGAATTGTTACAACAGGTTTGGGAAAAGCAGCGTATTTTTTAAATCAAGAGTTTTATAAATCTCAATTTAATGAAAAATGTGGTTTTACTCCATTTCCAGGAACTTTAAATATTATAGTAGAGGAAGATAAATTAGAAGATATTAGACTAATGAAAAATTCTTGTAAAAATGTTATAAAACCAGATCAGGGTTTTGGTGGAGTAAGATATATTAAAGCTCATTTAAACCAAGATATTCTTGGAGCTATAGTATTTCCAGATAAAACAACACATGATGAAAATTATTTAGAATTTATATCAAAAGATAAATTAAGGGATAAATACAATTTTGAAGATGGAGATGAGGTATTATTAACTATTGATATTTAA
- a CDS encoding helix-hairpin-helix domain-containing protein yields MQAPIVNKVVLGWDPAFRTGCKLAVVDEYGKVLDTSLVFPTEPQNKIAETRSILRDLIFKYDINLIAIGNGTASRESEAIVVDIIKDLDVQYVIVNEAGASVYSASELATEEFPDYNVGERSAISIARRLQDPLAELVKIDPKSIGVGQYQHDMNQKKLGDSLDNVVEKSVNEVGVDLNTASISLMEHVSGISNKVAKNIVKYREENGKFSSRDELLKVNKLGPKAYEQCAGFMKVKDSPNPLDNTTVHPESYEATITFLSSLGYSLEDLDNKKIKESDLNLTDKEFDDIAIELAIGPITLKDIAKELKKPGRDPRDEMPQPTLRKDILTIEDLEEGMVLSGTIRNVVDFGAFVDIGVHQDGLVHKSQITNTQFVKHPLDFLSVGDIIDVKVLDVDISRHRIQLSMII; encoded by the coding sequence ATGCAGGCACCAATAGTCAATAAAGTAGTGCTTGGTTGGGACCCTGCATTTAGAACTGGTTGTAAACTAGCAGTAGTAGATGAATATGGAAAAGTTCTTGATACCTCACTTGTCTTTCCAACAGAACCTCAAAATAAAATAGCTGAAACTCGTTCCATTCTTCGAGACTTAATCTTCAAATATGATATTAACTTAATCGCTATTGGAAATGGAACAGCTTCAAGAGAATCTGAAGCAATAGTTGTAGATATCATAAAAGACCTCGATGTACAATATGTTATAGTAAACGAAGCTGGGGCAAGTGTTTACTCTGCAAGTGAATTAGCAACAGAAGAGTTTCCAGATTATAATGTAGGTGAAAGAAGTGCCATTTCAATTGCAAGACGTCTTCAAGATCCACTTGCAGAACTTGTAAAAATCGATCCTAAATCAATTGGAGTAGGACAATATCAACACGATATGAATCAGAAAAAATTAGGAGATTCTCTTGATAATGTTGTTGAGAAATCTGTAAATGAAGTAGGGGTTGATCTAAATACAGCATCAATATCTCTTATGGAACATGTTTCAGGAATAAGTAATAAAGTAGCAAAAAATATAGTAAAATATAGAGAAGAAAATGGTAAATTCAGCTCAAGAGATGAGTTATTAAAAGTAAATAAATTAGGTCCAAAAGCATATGAACAATGTGCAGGATTTATGAAAGTAAAAGATAGTCCAAATCCATTAGATAATACAACTGTTCATCCAGAATCATATGAAGCTACAATCACCTTTTTAAGCTCTTTAGGATATTCTCTTGAAGATTTAGATAATAAAAAAATTAAAGAATCTGACCTTAACTTAACAGATAAAGAATTTGATGATATAGCTATAGAATTAGCTATAGGTCCAATTACATTAAAAGATATTGCAAAAGAACTTAAAAAGCCAGGAAGAGATCCAAGAGATGAAATGCCACAACCAACCTTAAGAAAAGACATTTTAACAATAGAAGATCTTGAAGAAGGTATGGTTTTAAGTGGTACAATACGTAATGTAGTAGATTTTGGTGCATTTGTAGATATTGGAGTTCATCAAGATGGTTTAGTTCATAAATCCCAAATTACAAACACCCAATTTGTAAAACACCCCCTTGATTTTCTAAGTGTTGGAGATATTATAGATGTAAAAGTTCTAGATGTAGATATTTCACGTCACAGAATTCAACTGTCTATGATAATTTAA
- a CDS encoding glycosyl transferase produces MTDDSLNKENNFKNKAKKKKKNNSNKPNNKNSIKEINELKENLEIKTEEIQELEYELSLKDEKIDDLRNDLELKTVEIEEYSQKISEKDEKITKLNNTLIKYKFEKEKLDLKLKNEINYEKSRMKEMDDLEKKIDEKIAIIDDKQNQINYLRTLINDYKEEIHANTDNLELQLKKIARTYDNLLSQKDSIIEKQDKTIEEMIESYKQLAKDNKTTITSLELQIGNYRELLKKYE; encoded by the coding sequence ATGACAGATGATTCATTAAATAAAGAGAATAATTTTAAGAATAAGGCTAAAAAGAAAAAGAAAAATAATTCTAATAAACCTAATAATAAAAACTCAATTAAAGAGATTAACGAATTAAAAGAAAATCTTGAAATCAAAACTGAAGAAATTCAAGAATTAGAATATGAATTATCCTTGAAAGATGAAAAAATAGATGATTTAAGAAATGATTTAGAATTGAAAACAGTTGAAATTGAGGAATACAGTCAAAAAATCTCTGAAAAGGACGAAAAAATAACTAAGCTCAATAATACCCTTATAAAATACAAGTTTGAAAAAGAAAAATTAGATTTAAAGCTAAAAAATGAAATTAATTATGAAAAATCTAGAATGAAAGAGATGGATGATTTAGAAAAGAAAATCGATGAAAAAATAGCTATAATTGATGATAAACAAAATCAAATCAACTATCTTAGAACATTAATTAATGATTATAAAGAAGAAATACATGCTAATACAGATAATCTAGAGTTACAATTAAAGAAAATAGCAAGAACTTATGATAATTTACTTAGCCAAAAAGATTCAATAATAGAAAAGCAAGATAAAACAATTGAAGAAATGATTGAATCTTATAAACAATTAGCTAAAGATAATAAAACTACTATAACCAGTCTTGAATTACAAATAGGCAATTATAGAGAGTTATTAAAAAAATATGAATAA
- the gatA gene encoding Asp-tRNA(Asn)/Glu-tRNA(Gln) amidotransferase subunit GatA, which yields MNILEKLNAIKNQEITAKENVEAYIKVIEEKNKDINAFLEVNKEEAIAKAEEIDLKIKNGEEVGALAGLVFGIKANINVEDFIISAASKTLEDYIGSYDATVVKKIKSEDGIIIGINNMDEFAAGSSTETSYYGAVNNPAAPGRIPGGSSGGSAAAVSAEMCDIAIGSDTGGSIRNPSSHCGVLGMKPSYGAVSRQGLLDLSMSLDQIGPMARDITGITLALDTIIGYDPTECTTLKWDAPNFTEIAESIKGRKKPLEGMKIATCREFREVTNDEINEIIDKSVEKLEELGAELVELSFNHINICLPTYYLINYVEFFSATRKYDGRKYGSRIEEVCGEEVLRRIQIGSYISQKEFSGKYYQKALQARSLIRNEINKMLKDVDLIVGPTVPKLPHSLGEKLEPMEMYAYDVLTVIANLAGIPAASVKAGDVEGIPVGLQLQAKPQDDGKIVKAMAAFEYAK from the coding sequence GTGAATATCCTTGAAAAATTAAATGCAATAAAAAATCAGGAAATTACTGCAAAAGAAAATGTAGAAGCTTATATTAAAGTTATTGAAGAGAAAAACAAAGATATTAATGCTTTTCTTGAAGTAAATAAAGAAGAAGCAATTGCTAAAGCAGAAGAGATTGATTTAAAAATCAAAAATGGAGAAGAAGTAGGAGCTCTTGCTGGTTTAGTATTTGGTATTAAAGCTAATATTAATGTAGAAGACTTTATTATATCTGCTGCATCTAAAACATTAGAAGATTATATTGGAAGTTATGATGCAACTGTTGTTAAAAAAATCAAATCAGAAGATGGAATTATCATTGGAATTAACAATATGGATGAATTTGCAGCAGGTAGTTCAACTGAAACTTCTTACTATGGAGCTGTAAATAACCCAGCTGCTCCTGGAAGAATCCCCGGAGGTTCAAGTGGAGGAAGCGCAGCAGCTGTAAGTGCTGAAATGTGTGATATTGCAATAGGTTCTGATACTGGTGGATCTATTAGAAACCCATCTTCCCACTGTGGAGTTTTAGGTATGAAGCCAAGCTATGGTGCAGTTTCAAGACAAGGTTTACTTGATTTATCAATGAGTTTAGACCAAATAGGTCCTATGGCTCGTGATATTACTGGAATTACCCTTGCATTAGATACTATCATTGGATATGATCCAACTGAATGTACTACATTAAAATGGGATGCTCCTAACTTTACTGAAATAGCTGAATCTATAAAAGGACGCAAAAAGCCTCTTGAAGGTATGAAAATAGCTACTTGTCGTGAATTTAGAGAAGTAACTAACGATGAGATTAACGAAATTATTGATAAGTCAGTTGAAAAACTAGAAGAATTAGGTGCAGAACTTGTAGAATTAAGCTTTAACCACATCAATATCTGTTTACCTACCTACTATCTTATTAACTATGTAGAATTCTTCTCAGCTACTAGAAAATACGATGGAAGAAAATACGGTTCTAGAATCGAAGAGGTATGTGGAGAAGAAGTACTTAGAAGAATCCAGATTGGCTCATACATTTCACAAAAAGAATTTAGTGGAAAATACTACCAAAAAGCACTTCAAGCAAGATCTCTTATTAGAAATGAGATTAATAAAATGTTAAAGGATGTAGATTTAATTGTAGGTCCTACTGTTCCTAAATTACCACATAGCTTAGGTGAAAAATTAGAACCTATGGAAATGTATGCATACGATGTACTTACTGTAATTGCTAACTTAGCAGGTATTCCAGCAGCTAGTGTAAAGGCTGGTGATGTAGAAGGTATTCCTGTAGGTCTACAATTACAGGCAAAACCTCAAGATGATGGGAAAATTGTAAAAGCAATGGCAGCATTTGAGTATGCTAAATAA
- a CDS encoding NCS2 family permease: MLNKLFKLDENNTNIKTEILAGITTFLAMAYILGVNPTMLADGGMPATGVFFATALASGIACIIMGLVANWPVGLAPGMGLNALFTYTIILGMGCSWQAALCAVVLSSIIFLIITISGLREAILNIIPIDLKLGIGAAIGFFLAFIGLKGAGIIVADPSTFVTLGTMTSPPALLALIGIIITIILYVRKVPAAVFIGLIATAIIGLIFTAVGFGAGDMVMPSMPSELVSMNFDLSLFGAFYTGFGELFTNIPNLIMILFSLVFVTFFDTTGTLLGIANQAGYIDEEGNIEGIEKAFLVDAISGIIGSICGTSTLTAYVESATGVGLGAKTGLAAVITGILFILSIFFAPTVLALFTSTVTAAALVMVGILMIIQLKDVEWDNLVVASSVFMTIIMMVLTYSISLGIAWGFVTYAVATIATGKYKELSWGIWVMAIVFFLYLFFGL; this comes from the coding sequence ATGTTAAATAAACTTTTTAAATTGGATGAAAATAATACTAATATTAAAACTGAAATTCTTGCAGGTATTACTACATTCCTTGCAATGGCATATATTTTAGGTGTAAACCCTACTATGCTTGCTGATGGTGGAATGCCTGCTACTGGTGTGTTCTTTGCAACAGCTCTTGCATCTGGTATTGCATGTATTATTATGGGTCTTGTTGCTAACTGGCCTGTAGGACTTGCACCAGGTATGGGTTTAAATGCATTATTTACCTATACTATTATATTAGGTATGGGTTGTAGTTGGCAAGCGGCTTTATGTGCTGTTGTTTTATCAAGTATAATCTTTTTAATTATTACTATTTCTGGATTAAGGGAAGCAATTTTAAACATCATTCCTATTGATTTAAAATTAGGTATTGGTGCAGCTATTGGTTTCTTTTTAGCATTTATAGGTTTAAAGGGTGCTGGAATTATTGTTGCTGATCCTTCCACTTTTGTAACTTTAGGTACTATGACTTCTCCTCCTGCACTTCTTGCTTTAATAGGTATTATAATTACTATAATTTTATATGTTAGAAAAGTTCCCGCTGCAGTATTTATTGGTTTAATTGCTACTGCAATCATTGGTTTAATCTTCACTGCAGTCGGTTTTGGTGCTGGAGATATGGTTATGCCTAGTATGCCTAGTGAACTTGTATCTATGAATTTTGATTTAAGCTTATTTGGGGCATTCTATACTGGATTTGGTGAATTATTTACTAATATTCCAAACTTAATTATGATCTTATTCTCCTTAGTATTTGTTACTTTCTTTGATACAACAGGTACTTTACTAGGTATTGCAAACCAAGCTGGCTACATCGATGAAGAAGGTAATATTGAAGGTATAGAAAAAGCATTTTTAGTAGATGCTATAAGTGGAATAATTGGTTCTATTTGTGGTACAAGTACTTTAACTGCATATGTAGAAAGTGCTACTGGTGTAGGTTTAGGTGCTAAAACAGGGCTTGCTGCAGTAATAACTGGTATTTTATTCATATTATCTATCTTCTTTGCTCCTACTGTTCTTGCATTATTTACCTCAACTGTAACTGCAGCTGCTCTTGTTATGGTAGGTATTTTAATGATTATCCAATTAAAAGATGTTGAGTGGGATAACTTAGTTGTTGCTTCATCTGTCTTTATGACTATTATCATGATGGTTTTAACTTATTCTATTTCTCTTGGTATTGCATGGGGATTCGTTACTTACGCAGTTGCAACTATTGCCACTGGTAAATATAAAGAATTAAGTTGGGGAATATGGGTAATGGCTATTGTATTCTTCTTATATTTGTTCTTTGGATTATAA